Proteins from a genomic interval of Terriglobales bacterium:
- a CDS encoding 4a-hydroxytetrahydrobiopterin dehydratase yields the protein MSDLASKDCVPCRGGVPALKGKELAGLAKQVTGWEVVEEHHLKRNFKFPDFRQALAFVNRVGELAEQQGHHPDILLAWGKAEVTTYTHAINGLTESDFILAAKIDKLAG from the coding sequence ATGAGCGATCTAGCCAGCAAGGACTGCGTGCCCTGCCGCGGCGGCGTACCCGCGCTCAAGGGCAAAGAACTAGCAGGCTTGGCCAAGCAAGTGACGGGATGGGAAGTGGTTGAAGAGCATCACCTCAAGAGAAACTTCAAGTTTCCAGACTTCCGGCAGGCGCTGGCCTTCGTGAACCGGGTGGGCGAGTTGGCGGAGCAGCAAGGCCATCATCCCGACATCCTGCTGGCCTGGGGGAAGGCCGAGGTGACCACCTACACCCACGCCATCAACGGGCTGACGGAGAGCGACTTCATCCTGGCGGCCAAGATCGATAAGCTGGCCGGCTAG